The following are from one region of the Lonchura striata isolate bLonStr1 chromosome 26, bLonStr1.mat, whole genome shotgun sequence genome:
- the LUZP1 gene encoding leucine zipper protein 1: MAECTGYKETSNRHLRFKLQSLSRRLDELEEATKNLQKAEDELLDLQDKVIQAEGSNSSMLADIEALRKRVLKIEGKDEEIRKAEELCRLMKEKLEEEESLTRDLKSEIELLQRRMAELEKLEEAFSRSKNDCTQLCLSLNEEKNLTKKISTELEILRVKVKELESSEDRLDKTEQTLTAELEKLKSLALSFVTERKHFNEREKQNEKIIQELTQKLEQNNKLNRADQTRNASNLLERSSNNLLDRNDMRIEDDLTSALPSKETRRKGSMDYLKHVENETRNKSENQKNKNQEDNKVKDLTQEIEKLKIQIKHFESLEEELKKVRAKNNDLQDSYLSEQNKNKLLTGQLEEIKMQIKKQKDLENGEVENEDTSFSSRGKHDRPKYRGVMTDLTAPKHKPRELSPQQRRERARNRDFPLSNDSYSHSGKRVPSPSLINRKAGKAALSDTAVTDTRRLEEKSLASTISSGQKEGCIMQNEGKRSKEQPSVLSRYPPAAQEQKSWKAPSKPVGDTGLRSKVEKPSQVLRGNCQNGADTRDEKSSKGESTSSLSEKLKTGQAEVSECLGDTQLTRGNHTSSNGTASAYRYHVSSSVSVSDSAASKVEAVSTFAASHRQPSEGRAKRAAMSQEKEAADTSLESVKLSTLTKRSHHSRSQEDILQLLTGLDKEGTEQPSSSATDYVNMGLKTDSKTIQSNQEKLNSDEEAGRGKKPTTQSDFETRKKVSSKQFSNSRGVFRASLFENDKKTVNDEESTKCIKPSDASTGGSKSRRSFSPREALRSKAIIKPAIVEKDMKAIMGGTISEAESDKQKSTFKMVTNKMTSSITIFPSEPTAPRTTADTAAKERHVTTSNIRVASNEPSPSITNNVPAPFEVSINRSALKSPETDRSGEAAPRSKAETVVSRSSIMLKTSELTERNSETPLETIGWKSHGSSDAGSSETKHVTVRSSWRTRQGLHSLEDSQTKVEKSATFSATNLCRSSVDLLEGEGNSSKTDILEQTSSRTSSTANSWSGPELGSRRTKSNLSASELLTRRSCASDPAAAAAWQRTTLPDESKDFVSSSRRKQYGSSEYLLQADTLGKRIATKVELQDPESNSPAPPGLQGEEQGAARACRTSRR, translated from the exons aTGGCAGAATGTACAGGTTACAAGGAAACCTCAAATCGGCACCTACGTTTCAAATTGCAGAGCCTTAGTCGCCGCCTTGATGAACTGGAGGAAGCAACGAAAAATCTGCAGAAAGCAGAGGATGAACTGCTTGACCTCCAGGACAAAGTTATCCAGGCAGAAGGCAGCAACTCCAGCATGCTGGCTGACATTGAAGCCCTGAGGAAAAGAGTGCTGAAGATTGAAGGCAAGGATGAAGAAATTAGGAAGGCTGAAGAGCTTTGCAGGttaatgaaagaaaagcttGAAGAGGAGGAGAGCCTCACTCGAGATCTGAAGTCAGAAATTGAACTCCTTCAGAGAAGAatggcagagctggagaagcTGGAGGAGGCCTTCAGCAGGAGCAAGAATGACTGTACACAGCTGTGTCTTAGCCTCAATGAAGAAAAGAACCTGACCAAAAAGATATCTACAGAATTAGAAATACTTAGAGTGAAAGTGAAAGAATTGGAATCATCTGAGGATCGGCTGGATAAAACTGAGCAGACCTTAACAGCTGAGCTAGAAAAGCTGAAATCCTTAGCCCTGAGCTTTGTCAcggaaagaaaacattttaatgaaagagaaaagcaaaatgaaaaaataatccagGAGCTAACACAGAAACTAGAACAAAACAATAAACTAAATAGGGCAGATCAAACTAGAAATGCATCCAACTTGCTAGAAAGGTCATCCAACAATCTTCTGGACAGAAATGATATGAGAATTGAAGATGACTTGACTTCTGCACTGCCTTCAAAAGAGACCAGGAGGAAGGGAAGTATGGACTACCTGAAACATGTAGAAAATGAAACCAGGAATAAATCAGAAAaccaaaagaataaaaaccagGAAGACAACAAAGTGAAAGATCTCACCCAAGAAATAGAGAAACTTAAAATTCAGATCAAACATTTTGAATCTTTAGAAGAAGAACTTAAAAAAGTGAGAGCCAAAAATAATGATCTGCAAGACAGTTACTTGAGTgagcagaataaaaacaaactcTTAACAGGTCAgctagaagaaataaaaatgcaaataaagaaacagaaagatcTGGAGAATGGAGAAGTTGAAAATGAAGATACAAGCTTTTCTAGCAGGGGAAAGCATGACCGACCTAAATACAGAGGTGTCATGACAGATTTGACAGCCCCTAAGCACAAGCCAAGGGAGCTCTCGCCACAGCAGCGCCGGGAGAGAGCGCGGAACAGAGACTTCCCTCTCAGTAATGACAGCTACAGCCATAGCGGTAAGAGGGTGCCCAGTCCAAGCTtaataaacagaaaagcagGGAAAGCTGCCCTTTCAGACACTGCTGTCACAGATACAAGAAGGCTGGAAGAGAAATCTTTAGCTTCCACTATTTCTTCTGGTCAGAAGGAAGGCTGCATCATGCAGAACGAGGGGAAGAGATCCAAAGAGCAGCCATCTGTCCTCAGCCGATatcctcctgctgcccaggagcagaAGTCTTGGAAAGCACCTTCCAAGCCTGTTGGTGATACAGGCCTGAGATCCAAGGTTGAAAAGCCATCTCAGGTGCTCCGTGGGAACTGCCAAAATGGTGCTGACACACGGGATGAAAAGTCAAGCAAAGGAGAATCAACGAGTTCTTTGTCTGAGAAGCTGAAAACAGGTCAGGCTGAAGTCAGTGAGTGCTTGGGGGATACGCAGCTCACAAGGGGGAACCACACCTCTTCCAATGGCACAGCCTCGGCATACAGGTACCACGTGTCCTCCAGCGTGTCAGTCTCAGACTCTGCTGCCTCTAAAGTGGAAGCAGTGAGCACTTTTGCTGCATCACACAGACAGCCCTCAGAGGGGAGGGCTAAAAGGGCAGCAATGTCCCAGGAAAAAGAAGCTGCAGACACATCACTTGAAAGTGTGAAGCTTTCGACACTAACGAAGCGTTCCCATCACTCCAGGAGTCAGGAAGACATTCTGCAGCTTCTCACAGGTCTTGATAAAGAAGGCACCGAGCAGCCTTCGAGTTCAGCAACAGATTATGTAAATATGGGTTTAAAAACTGACTCCAAAACCATCCAGAGTAACCAGGAAAAACTTAATTCAGATGAAGAAGCAGGGAGAGGCAAAAAACCAACCACTCAGTCAGATTTTGAGACAAGAAAGAAAGTCAGTTCCAAGCAGTTCTCCAATTCTAGGGGAGTTTTTAGAGCATCACTTTttgaaaatgacaaaaaaactgTGAATGATGAAGAATCTACCAAGTGCATAAAACCATCAGATGCCAGCACTGGAGGATCGAAATCCAGAAGATCCTTCAGCCCTAGAGAAGCTCTGAGATCAAAAGCCATCATTAAACCTGCAATTGTTGAGAAGGATATGAAGGCAATCATGGGAGGGACTATTTCAGAGGCAGAGTCAGACAAACAGAAGTCTACTTTTAAAATGGTAACAAATAAAATGACAAGCAGCATCACAATCTTTCCTTCTGAGCCAACAGCTCCAAGGACCACTGCAGATACAGCAGCAAAGGAAAGGCATGTTACCACCAGCAACATCAGAGTTGCTTCAAATGAGCCTTCACCATCAATAACAAACAATGTTCCTGCACCCTTTGAGGTCTCGATTAATAGAAGTGCTCTGAAGTCACCTGAGACAGACAGAAGTGGAGAGGCAGCACCGAGAAGTAAAGCTGAAACAGTGGTTTCGAGGAGCAGCATTATGCTAAAGACTTCTGAACTCACTGAGAGGAACAGTGAGACACCTTTGGAGACAATCGGCTGGAAGAGCCATGGCTCGTCAGATGCAGGTTCATCCGAAACAAAGCACGTCACTGtcagaagttcctggagaacaAGACAAGGCCTGCATTCCCTGGAGGACTCTCAAACCAAAGTGGAGAAAAGTGCAACTTTCAGTGCCACAAACTTGTGTAGATCCTCAGTGGACCTTTTAGAAGGGGAAGGGAATAGTTCAAAAACAGATATCCTGGAGCAGACTTCCTCAAGGACAAGTTCCACAGCTAATTCTTGGAGTGGCCCTGAACTGGGGTCCCGAAGGACCAAAAGTAACTTAAGTGCATCAGAGCTGCTGACACGCAGGAGCTGTGCAAGtgaccctgcagcagctgctgcttggcAGCGCACCACGCTACCT GATGAAAGCAAGGATTTTGTGTCCAGTTCCAGAAGGAAGCAGTATGGCTCTTCTGAGTACCTCCTCCAGGCTGACACTCTGGGGAAAAGGATAGCCACCAAGGTGGAACTGCAGGACCCTGAATCCAACTCCCCTGCACCACCAGGGCTCCAAGGAGAGGAGCAG GGCGCTGCCCGGGCGTGCCGGACATCTCGGAGATGA